Proteins encoded together in one Camelina sativa cultivar DH55 chromosome 9, Cs, whole genome shotgun sequence window:
- the LOC104714069 gene encoding abscisic acid receptor PYL2-like, producing the protein MSSSPVVKGLTDEEHKNLEQVIKTYHRFEPDPTTCTSLITQRIQAPASVVWPLIRRFDNPERYKHFVKSCRLISGDGGIGSVREVTVISGLPASTSTERLEFVDDEHRVLSFRVVGGEHRLKNYISVTSVNEFLDQDSGKVYTVALESYTVDIPDGNTEEDTKMFVDTVIKLNLQKLGVVATAAPNA; encoded by the coding sequence ATGAGCTCCTCCCCGGTCGTGAAAGGCCTGACCGACGAGGAGCACAAAAACCTCGAACAGGTTATCAAAACTTACCATCGGTTCGAACCAGACCCAACTACTTGCACTTCTCTCATAACCCAACGCATCCAGGCTCCCGCCTCCGTGGTTTGGCCTCTCATCCGCCGCTTCGACAACCCTGAACGCTACAAACACTTCGTCAAAAGCTGCCGTCTTATCTCCGGCGATGGAGGCATCGGAAGCGTCCGAGAAGTGACCGTAATCTCCGGCCTCCCAGCGTCCACCAGCACCGAGCGGCTAGAGTTCGTTGACGATGAGCACCGCGTTCTGAGCTTCAGGGTCGTCGGTGGTGAGCACCGGCTCAAGAACTACATATCAGTGACGTCGGTCAACGAGTTCTTGGATCAAGACTCAGGTAAGGTCTACACGGTGGCTCTTGAATCTTACACCGTTGATATACCCGATGGGAACACAGAGGAAGACACAAAAATGTTTGTGGACACTGTCATCAAACTCAATCTTCAGAAACTCGGAGTTGTCGCCACAGCTGCACCTAATGCATGA
- the LOC104714071 gene encoding protein CIA1 produces MDLMEKNLELVEIQKLEGHTDRVWSVAWNPVSSHADGVSPILASCSGDNTVRIWEQSSLSRSWTCKTVLEETHTRTVRSCAWSPSGELLATASFDGTTGIWKNYGSEFECVATLEGHENEVKSVSWNASGSYLATCSRDKSVWIWEGLEGNEYDCAAVLSEHTQDVKMVQWHPTMDVLFSCSYDDTIKVWWSQGDDGEFECVQTLGESNNGHSSTVWAISFNAAGDKMVTCSDDRTLKIWGTDIARMQSGEEYVPWTHLCTLSGYHDRTIYSAHWSRDDIIASGAGDDAIRLFVDSKDDSVDGPSYNLLLKKNKAHDNDVNCVQWSRSEGDQLLASASDDGMVKIWQVATKP; encoded by the exons ATGGATTTGATGGAGAAGAACTTGGAGTTAGTGGAGATTCAGAAGCTTGAAGGCCACACCGATCGGGTTTGGAGCGTAGCTTGGAACCCAGTCTCATCTCACGCCGACGGTGTTTCTCCGATTCTTGCTTCTTGCAGTGGCGATAACACCGTTCGTATCTGGGAACAAAGCTCCCTCTCTCGCTCCTGGACCTGCAAG ACTGTTTTGGAAGAAACGCATACAAGAACTGTGAGGTCGTGTGCTTGGTCACCCTCAGGAGAGTTATTGGCCACTGCAAGTTTCGATGGTACCACTGGCATTTGGAAGAATTATGGATCTGAGTTTGAGTGTGTTGCCACTTTGGAG GGACATGAAAACGAAGTCAAAAGTGTATCATGGAATGCATCTGGTTCATACCTGGCAACATGTAGTAGAGATAAGTCTGTCTGGATTTGGGAAGGGCTTGAAGGGAATGAATATGACTGCGCTGCAGTATTAAGTGAGCATACACAAGATGTAAAGATGGTTCAGTGGCATCCCACCATGGATGTGTTATTTTCTTGCAGTTATGATGACACCATCAAG GTTTGGTGGTCTCAAGGTGATGATGGTGAGTTTGAATGTGTCCAAACCTTAGGTGAATCTAACAA TGGTCACTCCTCTACGGTTTGGGCTATCTCGTTTAACGCTGCAGGGGACAAGATGGTTACTTGTAG TGATGATCGAACCTTGAAGATATGGGGGACAGATATTGCCAGGATGCAGTCTGGTGAAGAATATGTACCTTG GACTCATCTTTGTACACTCTCTGGTTATCATGACCGTACCATATACTCAGCTCACTGGTCAAG GGATGACATTATTGCCAGTGGAGCAGGCGATGATGCTATACGGTTGTTTGTGGACAGCAAAGATGACTCT GTTGATGGACCTTCCTATAATCTTTTgctgaagaaaaataaagcacATGACAATGATGTAAACTGTGTCCAATGGTCACGCAGT GAGGGCGACCAGTTGCTTGCCTCGGCCAGTGATGATGGGATGGTCAAGATTTGGCAGGTTGCCACCAAACCGTGA
- the LOC104714072 gene encoding protein REVERSION-TO-ETHYLENE SENSITIVITY1-like isoform X1: protein MATYKVISRGRVPMMMMNLKRSNDVEKMVLPSLVEDDDDHDLWPLNEIDTRKSKFPCCIVWTPLPVVSWLTPFIGHIGLCREDGVILDFAGSNFIDVDDFAFGPPARYLQLDRTKCCLPRNLGGHTCKYGFRHTEYGSSVTWDDALSMTTRSFEHKTYNIFTCNCHSYVAHCLNRLCYGGSMEWNMVNVFILVMLKGKWISPSSVVRSFLPCALVTSLGVAFVGWPFLIALSSFSILLFAWFIIATYCFKNIIC, encoded by the exons ATGGCTACTtataaag TAATATCTCGTGGAAGAGTtcctatgatgatgatgaacctgAAACGAAGTAATGATGTTGAAAAAATGGTGTTACCGTCCTtagtggaagatgatgatgatcatgatctATGGCCGCTTAATGAGATTGACACAAGGAAGTCGAAATTCCCATGCTGTATTGTCTGGACTCCTCTCCCTGTTGTCTCTTGGTTGACTCCCTTCATTGGCCATATTGGACTTTGCAGAGAAGATGGAGTCATTTTGGACTTTGCTGGTTCTAACTTCATcgatgttgatgattttgcattTGGTCCTCCTGCTCGGTATCTCCAACTCGATAGAACCAAG TGTTGTTTACCAAGAAACTTGGGTGGACACACTTGCAAGTATGGGTTCAGACACACTGAGTATGGGTCATCAGTTACATGGGATGATGCACTGAGCATGACCACTCGTAGCTTTGAGCATAAAACATACAACATCTTCACCTGTAACTGCCACTCGTATGTTGCACACTGTCTGAACCGTCTTTGCTATGGCGGCTCGATGGAGTGGAATATGGTGAATGTTTTTATTCTCGTAATGCTGAAAGGGAAATGGATCAGTCCTTCATCAGTTGTCCGGTCATTTCTGCCATGTGCTTTGGTCACATCTTTGGGCGTAGCGTTTGTCGGCTGGCCATTCCTCATTGCCCTCTCCTCGTTCTCGATACTACTCTTCGCCTGGTTCATAATTGCTACTTACTGTTTTAAGAACATCATTTGTTGA
- the LOC104714074 gene encoding glycine dehydrogenase (decarboxylating) 2, mitochondrial, whose protein sequence is MERARRLAYRGIVKRLVNETKRHRNNESSLLPSTTVTPSRYVSSFLHRRLDNNTVSVVGGAVSGKNQHQTRSISVDALKPSDTFPRRHNSATPEEQTQMAKYCGFDDLNKLIDSTVPKSIRLDSMKFSGKFDEGLTESEMIKHMSELASKNRVFKSFIGMGYYNTHVPTVILRNIMENPGWYTQYTPYQAEISQGRLESLLNFQTVITDLTGLPMSNASLLDEGTAAAEAMAMCNNILKGKKKTFLVANNCHPQTIDICKTRADGFDLRVVTSDLKDVDYSSGDVCGVLVQYPGTEGEVFDYGEFVRNAHANGVKVVMATDLLALTMLKPPGEFGVDIVVGSAQRFGVPMGYGGPHAAFLATSQEYKRMMPGRIIGVSVDSSGKEALRMAMQTREQHIRRDKATSNICTAQALLANMTAMYAVYHGPEGLKSIAQRVHGLAGVFALGLKKLGTAQVQDLPFFDTIKLTCSNAPAIFDAAAKKEINLRLVDSNTITVAFDETTTLDDVDKLFEVFASGKPVQFTAESLAPEFNNAIPSSLTRESPYLTHPIFNMYHTEHELLRYIHRLQSKDLSLCHSMIPLGSCTMKLNATTEMMPVSWPSFTNMHPFAPLEQAQGYQEMFTNLGELLCSITGFDSFSLQPNAGAAGEYAGLMVIRAYHMSRGDHHRNVCIIPASAHGTNPASAAMCGMKIVAVGTDAKGNINIEELRKAAEANKDNLAALMVTYPSTHGVYEEGIDEICNIIHDNGGQVYMDGANLNAQVGLTSPGFIGADVCHLNLHKTFCIPHGGGGPGMGPIGVKQHLAPFLPSHPVIPTGGIPEPEHTSPMGTIAAAPWGSALILPISYSYIAMMGSGGLTDASKIAILNANYMAKRLESHYPVLFRGANGTVAHEFIIDLRGFKNTAGIEAEDVAKRLMDYGFHAPTMSFPVPGTLMIEPTESESKAELDRFCDALISIREEISQIEKGNADPHNNVLKGAPHPLSSLMADAWKKPYSREYAAFPAPWLRSSKFWPTTGRVDNVYGDRHLVCTLQPANEEQAAAAVSA, encoded by the exons atgGAGCGTGCAAGGAGACTTGCTTATAGAGGGATCGTGAAACGTCTCGTCAACGAGACGAAACGTCACCGTAACAACGAATCCTCACTTCTCCCGTCGACGACGGTTACTCCCTCAAGGTATGTCTCCTCCTTTCTCCATCGCCGTCTTGATAATAACACCGTCTCCGTCGTTGGCGGCGCTGTATCCGGGAAAAATCAGCACCAAACACGATCTATCTCTGTCGATGCGTTAAAGCCAAGCGACACTTTCCCACGCCGTCACAACTCCGCGACACCGGAGGAACAAACACAGATGGCGAAGTACTGCGGATTCGATGATCTCAACAAGTTGATCGATTCGACAGTTCCGAAATCGATTCGGTTAGATTCGATGAAGTTTTCTGGTAAATTCGACGAAGGATTAACAGAGAGTGAGATGATTAAACACATGAGTGAATTAGCTTCGAAGAACAGAGTATTCAAATCCTTCATTGGTATGGGATACTACAACACTCATGTCCCTACTGTGATCTTGCGTAACATAATGGAGAATCCTGGTTGGTATACTCAGTACACTCCTTACCAAGCTGAGATCTCTCAAGGaagacttgaatctttgcttaaTTTCCAAACGGTTATAACCGATCTCACCGGTTTACCTATGTCCAACGCTTCGTTGCTCGATGAAGGTACCGCAGCTGCGGAAGCGATGGCTATGtgtaacaatattttaaaagggaagaagaagacgtttCTGGTTGCTAATAACTGTCATCCTCAGACGATTGATATTTGCAAGACTAGAGCGGACGGGTTTGATTTGAGAGTTGTGACTTCGGATCTTAAGGATGTTGATTATAGCTCAGGGGATGTGTGTGGTGTGTTGGTTCAGTACCCTGGGACTGAAGGTGAAGTATTTGATTATGGTGAGTTTGTTAGGAATGCTCATGCTAATGGTGTTAAGGTTGTGATGGCTACGGATTTGTTGGCTTTGACGATGTTGAAACCGCCTGGGGAGTTTGGTGTGGATATTGTTGTTGGATCGGCTCAGAGGTTTGGTGTACCGATGGGTTATGGTGGTCCTCATGCTGCTTTCTTGGCTACTTCGCAAGAGTATAAGAGGATGATGCCTGGGAGGATTATTGGTGTTAGTGTTGATTCTTCCGGAAAGGAAGCTTTGCGTATGGCTATGCAGACTAGGGAACAGCATATTCGCAGGGACAAAGCTACCAGCAACATCTGTACTGCTCAG GCGTTACTTGCAAACATGACTGCTATGTATGCTGTTTACCATGGACCGGAAGGCTTAAAATCTATTGCACAACGGGTTCATGGTCTCGCTGGCGTATTTGCCTTAGGATTGAAGAAACTGGGAACTGCACAAGTCCAGGATCTTCCCTTCTTTGACACTATCAAATTAACGTGTTCAAATGCACCTGCAATTTTTGATGCAGCAGCCAAGAAAGAGATCAATTTGCGTCTTGTGGACTCCAACACT ATTACTGTTGCTTTTGATGAAACAACTACCTTGGATGATGTCGATaaactttttgaagtttttgcTTCCGGCAAGCCC GTTCAATTCACGGCTGAGTCTCTTGCACCGGAGTTTAACAATGCTATTCCTTCTAGCCTAACAAGAGAGAGCCCATATCTTACCCACCCAATCTTCAACAT GTACCACACGGAGCATGAGTTGCTTCGGTACATCCACAGGTTACAATCTAAAGATCTATCATTGTGCCACAGCATGATTCCACTAGGATCTTGTACAATGAAATTGAACGCCACTACCGAAATGATGCCAGTCTCATGGCCAAGTTTCACCAACATGCACCCTTTTGCTCCTCTTGAACAAGCACAAGGTTATCAG GAAATGTTTACTAACTTGGGGGAACTCTTGTGTTCGATCACTGGGTTCGACTCTTTCTCACTACAACCTAATGCCGGTGCTGCTGGCGAGTATGCTGGGCTTATGGTTATCCGTGCATATCATATG TCAAGAGGAGATCATCACCGAAATGTATGCATCATACCTGCTTCTGCACACGGGACAAACCCTGCTAGTGCTGCCATGTGCGGAATGAAAATTGTTGCCGTTGGTACTGATGCCAAGGGAAACATTAACATCGAAGAGTTGAGGAAAGCCGCCGAAGCCAACAAGGACAACTTAGCTGCGCTTATG GTTACATACCCTTCAACTCATGGAGTTTATGAAGAAGGTATCGACGAGATCTGCAATATAATTCATGACAATGGAGGCCAAGTTTATATGGATGGTGCTAATCTGAATGCACAG GTGGGTTTAACTAGCCCTGGTTTTATTGGAGCGGATGTTTGTCATCTCAATCTCCACAAGACTTTCTGTATCCCTCACGGTGGTGGTGGTCCCGGTATGGGCCCTATCGGTGTGAAGCAACATTTGGCTCCATTCCTACCTTCTCACCCTGTG ATACCTACTGGTGGTATCCCTGAACCTGAGCATACATCACCGATGGGAACCATTGCTGCAGCACCATGGGGGTCTGCGCTTATCTTGCCAATCTCGTATTCTTACATTGCCATGATGGGGTCTGGGGGACTCACTGACGCCTCTAAGATTGCAATTCTGAACGCTAACTACATGGCAAAGCGTCTGGAG aGTCACTACCCAGTTCTTTTCCGTGGTGCCAATGGAACAGTCGCTCACGAATTCATCATTGATTTGAGAGGATTCAAG AACACTGCTGGAATAGAAGCAGAGGATGTGGCTAAACGGCTGATGGATTATGGGTTCCATGCACCAACGATGTCTTTTCCTGTCCCCGGAACGCTTATGATCGAGCCAACCGAAAGCGAAAGCAAG GCTGAGTTAGATAGGTTCTGTGATGCTCTCATCTCGATCAGGGAAGAAATTTCACAGATTGAGAAAGGAAACGCTGATCCGCACAACAACGTTCTCAAG gGAGCTCCACATCCTCTTTCATCGCTGATGGCAGACGCATGGAAAAAGCCGTATTCCCGTGAATACGCAGCCTTCCCCGCTCCATGGCTCCGCTCTTCCAAGTTCTGGCCCACTACAG GGCGTGTGGACAATGTGTATGGAGACCGACATCTGGTGTGCACTCTCCAACCGGCAAACGAAGAACAGGCTGCAGCTGCAGTGTCTGCTTAA
- the LOC104714072 gene encoding protein REVERSION-TO-ETHYLENE SENSITIVITY1-like isoform X2: MMMMNLKRSNDVEKMVLPSLVEDDDDHDLWPLNEIDTRKSKFPCCIVWTPLPVVSWLTPFIGHIGLCREDGVILDFAGSNFIDVDDFAFGPPARYLQLDRTKCCLPRNLGGHTCKYGFRHTEYGSSVTWDDALSMTTRSFEHKTYNIFTCNCHSYVAHCLNRLCYGGSMEWNMVNVFILVMLKGKWISPSSVVRSFLPCALVTSLGVAFVGWPFLIALSSFSILLFAWFIIATYCFKNIIC; encoded by the exons atgatgatgatgaacctgAAACGAAGTAATGATGTTGAAAAAATGGTGTTACCGTCCTtagtggaagatgatgatgatcatgatctATGGCCGCTTAATGAGATTGACACAAGGAAGTCGAAATTCCCATGCTGTATTGTCTGGACTCCTCTCCCTGTTGTCTCTTGGTTGACTCCCTTCATTGGCCATATTGGACTTTGCAGAGAAGATGGAGTCATTTTGGACTTTGCTGGTTCTAACTTCATcgatgttgatgattttgcattTGGTCCTCCTGCTCGGTATCTCCAACTCGATAGAACCAAG TGTTGTTTACCAAGAAACTTGGGTGGACACACTTGCAAGTATGGGTTCAGACACACTGAGTATGGGTCATCAGTTACATGGGATGATGCACTGAGCATGACCACTCGTAGCTTTGAGCATAAAACATACAACATCTTCACCTGTAACTGCCACTCGTATGTTGCACACTGTCTGAACCGTCTTTGCTATGGCGGCTCGATGGAGTGGAATATGGTGAATGTTTTTATTCTCGTAATGCTGAAAGGGAAATGGATCAGTCCTTCATCAGTTGTCCGGTCATTTCTGCCATGTGCTTTGGTCACATCTTTGGGCGTAGCGTTTGTCGGCTGGCCATTCCTCATTGCCCTCTCCTCGTTCTCGATACTACTCTTCGCCTGGTTCATAATTGCTACTTACTGTTTTAAGAACATCATTTGTTGA
- the LOC104714075 gene encoding probable beta-1,3-galactosyltransferase 12, protein MPLFSHRFSTASSNSPASPSYYSKPSSKTHKPNSSSSYASSRIHLAIILFSLVSFFIGVAGTIFAISSAGERLGGSSSVYRCGGSKDTSLVVSASRKLGGDGGGNGGVVVERRKLLGFVGIQTGFDSGDRRASLRSTWFPSDPDALLRLEQATGLAFRFVIGRTKDAKKMAELEKEIKEYRDFVLLDVEEEYVRLPYKTLAYFKAAFKLFEADYYVKADDDIYLRPDRLATLLAKERLHSQTYIGCMKKGPVITDPKLKWYEKQGHLIGNEYFLHAYGPIYILSAEIVASLAAARNGSLRMFNNEDVTIGSWMLAMDVHHEDNRALCDPHCSPKSIAVWDIPKCSGLCNPESRLKELHKTDMCSKSPTLPSDDVDQ, encoded by the exons ATGCCACTCTTCTCCCACCGCTTCTCCACCGCATCTTCCAACTCTCCGGCGTCTCCTTCGTACTATAGTAAACCTTCTTCGAAGACCCATAagccaaactcttcttcttcttatgcttcGTCTCGTATTCATCTAGCTATCATACTCTTCTCCCTTGTCAGTTTTTTCATCGGAGTCGCCGGAACTATCTTCGCAATCTCCTCCGCCGGAGAAAGACTAGGAGGTTCGAGTTCTGTTTATCGATGCGGCGGATCTAAAGACACTTCCCTGGTTGTGTCTGCTTCAAGAAAGCTTGGAGGAGATGGTGGTGGTAATGGTGGTGTGGTTGTTGAAAGACGAaagcttttagggtttgttGGGATCCAGACTGGTTTTGATTCTGGGGATCGCAGAGCTTCTTTGAGAAGTACTTGGTTCCCTTCTGATCCAGATGCTCTTCTAAG GTTGGAACAAGCGACTGGATTAGCTTTTAGATTCGTCATTGGACGAACAAAGGATGCAAAGAAGATGGCTGAGCTTGAGAAGGAAATAAAAGAGTACAGAGATTTTGTGCTTCTTGATGTCGAGGAAGAATATGTACGACTTCCCTATAAAAC ATTGGCTTACTTTAAAGCAGCTTTTAAACTCTTTGAAGCTGATTATTATGTCAAAGCGGACGATGACATTTATTTGAGACCAG ATCGACTTGCGACGCTTCTTGCCAAGGAAAGACTTCATTCACAGACATACATTGGCTGCATGAAGAAAGGACCTGTTATAACTGACCCTAAACTAAAATG GTACGAGAAACAGGGCCATTTGATTGGGAATGAATACTTCTTACATGCTTATGGACCGATATACATTCTTTCAGCCGAGATAGTGGCTTCACTTGCAGCAGCTCGTAATGGCAG CCTGAGGATGTTTAACAATGAAGATGTAACCATCGGATCTTGGATGCTTGCAATGGATGTACATCACGAGGACAATCGAGCTTTATGCGATCCTCATTGTTCCCCAAAATCCATAGCAGTTTGGGACATTCCCAAATGTTCAG GGCTTTGTAACCCGGAGAGTCGGTTAAAGGAGCTTCATAAGACAGATATGTGCTCCAAGAGTCCGACATTGCCTTCCGATGACGTCGATCAGTAG
- the LOC104714070 gene encoding uncharacterized protein LOC104714070 — MPKEKQMMSESSNRVRVSPYPLRSSRTSKHKASDQWPIESHEWEDVRCVICMEPPHNAVRLTCSSFSSGCRPYICDTSFRHSNCFKSFLKTMRKNRQSCKTLHCPLCRGEVSQTTKVVKPARRFMNAKPRSCPVDNCDFLGTYTQLNKHLKTEHRGLVPRKVDPQRQSRWEMLERQTASVDLMTAAGFQHTTEVVPQHLTNNHHPQYVFQVPYNGTVWNIIDSGQGRIGFGPGNYVSMPFRALGLYPGGNP; from the coding sequence ATGCCTAAAGAAAAGCAGATGATGTCTGAGTCAAGCAACAGGGTTAGAGTATCACCATACCCGCTTCGCTCTTCTAGGACTAGCAAACACAAGGCATCTGATCAGTGGCCTATTGAGAGTCATGAATGGGAGGATGTGCGGTGTGTGATATGCATGGAACCGCCTCACAATGCTGTTCGTTTGACATGCTCTTCCTTTTCAAGTGGATGTCGTCCTTACATATGCGACACGAGTTTTCGTCACTCCAACTGTTTCAAATCGTTCCTAAAAACCATGAGGAAAAACCGCCAAAGCTGCAAGACCCTACACTGCCCTTTATGTAGAGGAGAAGTCTCTCAGACGACAAAAGTGGTGAAACCTGCAAGAAGATTCATGAATGCTAAACCGAGGTCATGCCCTGTGGACAACTGTGATTTTTTGGGGACGTATACTCAACTGAATAAGCATTTGAAAACTGAGCATCGTGGTCTTGTCCCACGAAAGGTCGATCCACAAAGGCAATCAAGGTGGGAAATGCTTGAGAGACAAACTGCATCCGTTGATCTCATGACCGCAGCTGGATTTCAGCATACAACCGAGGTGGTGCCTCAACACCTTACAAACAATCATCATCCTCAATATGTGTTTCAGGTGCCCTATAATGGAACTGTGTGGAATATTATTGATTCGGGTCAAGGGAGGATCGGATTTGGCCCCGGCAACTATGTCTCAATGCCATTTCGAGCATTGGGTCTATATCCCGGTGGGAATCCGTGA